One genomic segment of Komagataella phaffii GS115 chromosome 4, complete sequence includes these proteins:
- a CDS encoding Proton-coupled oligopeptide transporter of the plasma membrane, with the protein MSRLSQQVANSITSTTSDDLDARQTDEEQLKSTIFVYDSENYSSAEPQFKSGVKTNVAEKTIEVDEDDFSFIEGDISLMNNSPYPEVREVVPNTDDPTIQINHWRTWTLTTIFVVVFAGVNQFFSLRYPSLTINFLVAQVVAYPAGKFLARVLPDIRFKNSWFNLNPGPYTIKEHGILTICVALTSSTAYAMNILIAQTNFFDRDFGAGYQILLVWTTQCLGYGLAGVSRRFLVDSPAMIWPQTLISVSMFETLHSSKLENAVINGWKISRYYFFLAVFAISFVWYWFPGFLWTGLSYFNFVLWSPETRNNFVVNFIFGVSGGIGAIAITFDYTQISQAMTGSVFATPFWVVANTYASVFIFFIFLLPILYFTNTWDSKYLPVISTSTFDNKQQKYNVTRILQPDFIIDRQKYREYSPLFIPFSYLLSYALNFAAVIGIFIHTYLYHGKEIYGKLKDARHGGEDIHKRLMNQYTEAPDWWYLVLFVITLALSFVTVCNWDTGFPAWGLVIAILISVLNFVPQGLLEGITNQHVGLNIITELVCGYMLPYRPLANVLFKVYGFIVMRQGLELSRDLKLGRYLKIAPRLLFFMQIWSTLIAGLVNVGIQEWMRHNIKDICLTSQPDGFICANGRTIFNASIIWSLPKYLFSPGQRYNAIMYFFLIGAFAPFFTYALHKKWPHRWFGKINAPVFFTGPGNIPPSTPYNYSVYFVASAILTTIKNKWPRWHGKYNFVMGAAVETGVALAVVLIFLCVQFPGGTLEWWGNTVWKDTLDVKGTPFYTLPEGETFGPDKWW; encoded by the coding sequence ATGTCTAGACTGAGTCAGCAGGTAGCAAATTCAATTACCAGTACAACCAGCGATGATTTAGATGCGCGTCAAACAGACGAGGAGCAACTCAAATCAACCATCTTTGTTTATGATTCTGAGAACTACAGCTCTGCGGAGCCTCAGTTTAAATCAGGAGTCAAAACAAACGTTGCGGAGAAAACAATAGaggttgatgaagatgatttttcattcattgAAGGTGATATCTCCTTGATGAATAACTCACCATATCCTGAAGTGCGAGAAGTTGTCCCGAATACAGATGACCCGACAATTCAAATCAACCACTGGCGGACCTGGACGCTTACCACCATCTTCGTTGTTGTATTTGCAGGAGTTAACCAGTTCTTTTCATTGCGTTATCCTAGTTTAACAATTAATTTTCTTGTCGCTCAGGTTGTTGCTTATCCAGCTGGAAAATTTTTGGCAAGAGTTTTACCAGATATTAGATTTAAAAACTCATGGTTCAACTTGAACCCCGGTCCCTACACTATCAAAGAGCATGGAATCCTAACAATTTGTGTCGCTTTGACTTCATCAACTGCATATGCCATGAATATTTTGATTGCTCaaacaaatttttttgatcGGGATTTCGGTGCAGGATatcaaattcttttggTCTGGACAACCCAGTGTCTAGGATACGGTCTAGCAGGGGTGTCAAGAAGATTCCTGGTCGATTCTCCAGCTATGATTTGGCCTCAAACTTTGATCAGTGTTTCCATGTTTGAAACATTACACTCCTCAAAACTTGAGAACGCTGTCATCAATGGTTGGAAGATATCAAGATACTACTTTTTTTTAGCTGTCTTTGCCATTTCCTTTGTGTGGTACTGGTTTCCGGGATTTTTATGGACCGGGCTCTCATatttcaactttgttttATGGAGCCCTGAAACCAGGAACAATTTTGTTGTCAACTTTATTTTTGGGGTTAGCGGTGGTATTGGTGCCATTGCTATAACTTTTGACTACACTCAAATCTCGCAAGCCATGACTGGCTCTGTGTTTGCCACTCCGTTTTGGGTAGTTGCTAACACTTATGCCTCAgtcttcattttcttcatctttttaCTGCCTATCTTGTACTTCACCAACACCTGGGATTCTAAATACTTGCCCGTTATTTCAACATCTACTTTTGACAACAAGCAGCAAAAGTACAACGTTACCAGAATTTTACAACCCGATTTTATCATTGATAGACAAAAATACAGAGAATATTCCCCTTTGTTTATACCATTTTCGTATCTGTTAAGTTACGCTTTGAACTTTGCTGCTGTTATCGGAATCTTTATTCATACATATTTGTATCATGGGAAAGAGATATATGGCAAGCTTAAAGATGCAAGACATGGAGGTGAAGACATTCacaaaagattgatgaaCCAATACACAGAAGCTCCAGACTGGTGGTACTTGGTTTTATTTGTAATCACTTTGGCACTGTCGTTCGTCACTGTCTGCAATTGGGATACCGGATTTCCAGCATGGGGCCTTGTCATTGCCATCCTAATTAGCGTGCTCAATTTTGTTCCACAAGGTCTATTGGAGGGTATCACTAATCAGCATGTGGGTTTAAACATCATCACTGAACTCGTCTGTGGGTATATGTTGCCGTATAGGCCTTTGGCTAACGttttgttcaaagtttACGGCTTTATTGTCATGAGGCAAGGTCTTGAACTGTCGagagatttgaaattgggaAGGTATTTGAAGATTGCACCGAGACTATTGTTCTTTATGCAGATTTGGTCCACTTTGATTGCAGGTCTGGTCAATGTTGGCATTCAAGAATGGATGAGACATAACATTAAGGATATCTGTCTCACCTCCCAACCAGACGGATTCATCTGTGCAAATGGCCGAACTATTTTCAATGCGTCCATCATCTGGTCGCTTCCAAAATACTTGTTTTCACCAGGTCAAAGATACAACGCAATCATGTACTTTTTCCTTATCGGAGCCTTTGCACCATTTTTCACATATGCCCTTCACAAGAAATGGCCCCACAGGTGGTTCGGCAAAATAAATGCTCCTGTGTTCTTTACAGGACCTGGAAATATTCCACCTTCCACGCCGTATAATTACAGTGTCTATTTTGTGGCTAGCGCCATACTTACCACCATAAAAAACAAATGGCCGAGATGGCATGGCAAATACAATTTTGTGATGGGAGCAGCTGTTGAGACGGGAGTTGCTTTGGCTGTTGTTCTAATATTCTTGTGTGTGCAATTCCCTGGAGGGACGCTTGAATGGTGGGGAAACACTGTATGGAAGGATACTTTGGATGTCAAAGGTACACCTTTTTATACATTGCCTGAAGGCGAGACCTTTGGTCCTGATAAATGGTGGTAA
- a CDS encoding High affinity nicotinic acid plasma membrane permease yields the protein MPISKRNVVQPWSRPKPTKEVLDYSELVTIDFSKFDKPNGKFELAKDLAEALQYDGFWVVVNFGIPQDLIDRQFALGKHFFNNYSLEEKSAKACDFENGDYFGYKKVGAKTVFGTAVRENVETFNMPKFTKDETYKELLKQPFYDDFYDEVSSFSRITHDLLVKRLYQLFAIILELDESYFANKHDYDLPSDTHLRYMQYHPRSLEDDERVERIWSRAHTDFGSLTLLFNQEVNGLQLKLSDNSWKYVKPVYGGVICNIGDTLNFWSGGYFKSTIHRVVRPPEDQLDEPRVGLFYFDRPGKTADIEVAPSPLLKRLGLYNKVEPVNGHHYVRQRVKNYHESSDYGKRAGEVFQVGQFKIQDGFD from the coding sequence ATGCCTATCTCAAAACGAAACGTAGTACAACCTTGGAGTAGACCTAAACCAACTAAAGAGGTATTGGACTACTCAGAACTGGTTACAATTGACTTTAGCAAGTTTGATAAACCCAACGGCAAATTCGAACTAGCGAAGGACTTGGCAGAAGCGCTCCAGTACGATGGATTCTGGGTTGTAGTTAACTTTGGTATCCCTCAAGACTTAATTGATCGTCAATTTGCCTTGGGGAAacattttttcaacaactaTTCATTAGAAGAGAAGAGTGCCAAAGCATGCGATTTTGAGAATGGAGATTACTTCGGCTACAAAAAGGTAGGCGCGAAAACGGTTTTTGGAACTGCAGTCAGAGAGAATGTGGAGACTTTCAATATGCCTAAATTCACCAAAGATGAAACGTACaaagaacttttgaaacaacCGTTCTACGATGACTTTTACGATGAGGTATCGTCATTTTCGAGGATAACCCATGATTTACTAGTCAAGCGATTGTACCAGTTATTTGCTATCATACTTGAATTAGATGAGAGCTATTTTGCAAACAAGCATGATTATGATCTCCCAAGTGACACACACTTGAGATACATGCAGTACCATCCCAGATcgttggaagatgatgaaagagTGGAACGTATTTGGTCTAGAGCACACACAGATTTCGGCAGTTTGACCTTGCTTTTCAACCAGGAGGTTAATGGGCTTCAGCTGAAACTGTCTGACAATTCCTGGAAATACGTCAAGCCCGTATACGGAGGCGTCATTTGTAATATCGGAGACACCCTTAACTTTTGGAGTGGTGGTTATTTCAAGTCTACAATTCACCGTGTCGTTAGGCCCCCAGAGGACCAGTTGGATGAGCCACGTGTGGGGCTGTTTTATTTCGACAGACCAGGAAAGACGGCAGATATTGAAGTTGCTCCGTCTCCTCTTCTAAAGAGGTTGGGCTTGTACAATAAAGTAGAGCCAGTCAATGGCCATCATTATGTTCGACAAAGAGTGAAAAACTACCATGAGTCTAGTGACTATGGCAAAAGAGCAGGTGAAGTATTCCAGGTTGGCCAATTCAAAATTCAGGATGGATTTGATTAG
- a CDS encoding Low-affinity Fe(II) transporter of the plasma membrane — MGVWRNWVGYPGQRNKVSHKVKTIKPLDFNSLDEKNPDLYVEAHDEVGFNGCRKTGFDRVLDYLVWAMGSKAAFFLMWIILIIWIIVGIVFHAPFNWQVIMQDGQSIQTYIWDTFLMRQQLVHSFHQNLVWAEFESRTATFRRLLRTVDIEKSSSFVEETKSECSSNEISVELPTEDWFDRMSSWLTEFVGSLTAVVIYWSGIIIWIGCGAIPSNAQNDPPFTGVTTGSNPQKKPFSDTWQLYINTAVAVHLLITSVFLQNARERHDQFVRHMLDHILHLDYAIESKLRSLSDDLEPNEEQVLVPEKRNKVLHAIDWYSDIIGTGIGGVIAIIVIVIWIIIGGPMGWSDNWWLIIGTYTGLVGFIDGFVLRNVYNRIVIRDQSIYEKCREKERTFFEEVGLPWPESAPEPNKTISYRISAFINVKCSTTSAVGVSILIIVGLIACACGLRWNTTAQLICNSPTMIIEGFFLIILLQAHKWADVKTRTETSALCMRRSTLNTFVQSL, encoded by the coding sequence ATGGGAGTCTGGAGAAATTGGGTTGGCTATCCCGGTCAAAGAAATAAAGTTTCACACAAGGTCAAGACAATAAAGCCCCTAGATTTCAATTCTTTAGATGAAAAAAACCCTGATCTATATGTCGAGGCACACGATGAAGTTGGGTTCAATGGCTGTAGGAAAACAGGCTTTGATAGAGTCCTTGATTACTTGGTCTGGGCTATGGGTTCAAAAGCTGCATTTTTCCTCATGTGGATAATTCTTATCATATGGattattgttggaattgTCTTTCATGCTCCATTCAACTGGCAAGTCATTATGCAAGATGGTCAATCTATTCAGACATACATCTGGGATACCTTTCTGATGAGACAACAATTGGTACATTcatttcatcaaaactTAGTCTGGGCTGAATTCGAATCTCGTACTGCTACTTTTCGCAGGCTTCTTCGCACTGTTGACATTGAGAAATCATCGTCATTTGTTGAGGAAACCAAATCCGAGTGTTCCTCTAATGAGATATCTGTTGAACTTCCTACTGAAGATTGGTTTGATAGGATGTCATCTTGGCTAACTGAGTTTGTTGGTTCCCTCACAGCTGTTGTCATCTATTGGTCTGGTATCATAATCTGGATCGGTTGTGGAGcaattccttcaaatgCTCAAAATGATCCTCCGTTTACAGGCGTCACAACAGGTTCCAATCCCCAGAAAAAGCCATTTAGTGACACTTGGCAACTGTATATCAACactgctgttgctgttcATTTGCTCATTACGTCAGTGTTCTTACAAAACGCCCGAGAAAGGCATGATCAGTTCGTGAGACACATGCTTGATCATATACTTCATCTCGACTACGCCATTGAATCAAAACTTCGCAGTCTGAGCGACGATCTTGAACCAAACGAAGAGCAAGTGCTTGTACCCGAGAAGAGAAATAAAGTTCTACATGCTATAGATTGGTATTCTGACATTATCGGTACCGGTATCGGTGGAGTCATTGCTATCATAGTCATTGTAATTTGGATAATCATTGGAGGTCCAATGGGTTGGAGTGACAATTGGTGGCTTATTATTGGAACTTACACCGGTCTAGTTGGGTTTATTGACGGGTTCGTTCTTCGAAACGTCTATAACCGAATCGTTATTAGAGATCAATCAATCTATGAAAAATGTAGAGAGAAGGAGAGAACCTTTTTTGAGGAAGTCGGTCTACCATGGCCAGAAAGTGCACCTGAACCAAATAAAACAATTTCCTATCGAATTTCTGCATTCATAAACGTTAAGTGCTCAACTACGAGTGCTGTAGGTGTGTCGATCCTTATTATTGTGGGTTTAATAGCATGTGCTTGTGGACTTCGATGGAACACAACAGCTCAATTGATCTGTAATAGTCCGACCATGATTATCGAAGGATTCTTTCTTataattcttcttcaggCTCATAAATGGGCTGATGTCAAAACACGGACTGAAACTTCAGCTCTTTGCATGCGACGTTCTACTCTAAATACATTCGTTCAAAGTTTGTAG
- a CDS encoding Maltose permease, high-affinity maltose transporter (alpha-glucoside transporter) encodes MSSITSKQTAEEKELQSVAKTVTAYEFSELEKLARAQQEVEHGLSKWEAIKTYPKAFFWICAGIFIAILVGYESQAGGIVLSIPRFREDFGNAYQGGYVLPADWQSAITGGATGALVVGSFFGSFTTDKWGRKWVIMFALLLSIPSVILEFVATTIEVFFAGKFINAFCLGILLTVVTAYIAEISPLALRGVAIASINLALCVGPFLCYIITYKTQNKVGRMAYRSMMIPQFIIAGISIVWCLFLPESPYYLLTKDKTEKTLKSLNKIYKGSDLVEAQYALMKVTIQEAQLANGEGSSLQELFYKRNFKRTLAGVCSFLIQPLSGVAFISGYSTYYYQLAGFTDDRSFQLSCGAQGLSIFGTITSWFTLDFFGRRSLMIIGTTCMAVLNLLVACLGLNINNIPAVTASCAFMAMYNFFYNASIGPGAYVVSGEVPTNNLRSKTIATGSFLNNGIQCMWSFVLPYMFNPDQANMGSKVLFIFGGLSALYLLVFFFYLPETAGRSFEEIDEMFNDKIPIRKFKGHKCRVQIEAAQVFNEVKGEINHIERV; translated from the coding sequence ATGAGCTCTATTACTTCCAAACAAACTGCCGAGGAAAAAGAGCTACAATCAGTCGCCAAGACAGTCACTGCTTATGAATTCTCTGAACTCGAGAAACTGGCTAGAGCTCAGCAAGAAGTTGAACATGGCCTCAGCAAATGGGAAGCCATTAAAACCTATCCTaaagctttcttttggatctGTGCTGGTATATTCATTGCTATTCTAGTGGGGTACGAAAGTCAAGCTGGAGGTATTGTGCTATCCATCCCTCGATTCAGAGAGGACTTTGGTAATGCCTATCAAGGAGGATACGTCTTGCCTGCTGACTGGCAATCAGCTATCACAGGAGGTGCTACAGGTGCCCTAGTTGttggttctttttttggttcTTTCACAACTGATAAATGGGGCCGTAAATGGGTCATTATGTTTGCTTTATTGCTTAGTATCCCTTCGGTCATTTTAGAGTTTGTTGCGACGACTATCGAGGTATTTTTTGCTGGAAAATTTATCAATGCCTTCTGTTTGGGAATTTTGTTGACTGTTGTCACTGCGTATATTGCTGAGATTTCGCCCCTGGCATTGAGAGGTGTTGCTATTGCTTCGATAAACCTGGCTCTATGTGTTGGACCTTTCTTGTGCTACATCATTACCTACAAGACTCAAAATAAGGTAGGCCGTATGGCTTACCGTTCTATGATGATTCCTCAGTTTATAATTGCTGGTATCTCCATAGTATGGTGCTTGTTCCTCCCCGAGTCTCCTTACTATCTTTTGACCAAGGacaaaactgaaaaaactttaaagtctttgaacaaaatttACAAGGGCTCAGATCTTGTAGAGGCTCAATATGCTTTGATGAAAGTTACCATTCAGGAAGCTCAACTAGCCAACGGAGAAGGTTCGTCTCTACAGGAGCTTTTCTACAAGAGAAACTTCAAGAGAACGCTTGCAGGTGTGTGCTCATTCCTTATCCAGCCCCTTTCCGGTGTGGCTTTTATTTCTGGTTACTCAACATACTATTATCAGTTGGCTGGTTTCACTGACGATAGATCATTTCAACTTTCATGCGGTGCTCAAGGTCTTTCCATTTTCGGAACCATAACATCGTGGTTCActcttgatttctttggaagaagatctttgatGATTATTGGAACAACATGTATGGCTGTTCTCAATTTGCTGGTTGCTTGTCTTGGGCTTAATATCAATAATATCCCCGCTGTTACGGCATCTTGCGCATTCATGGCCATGTACAACTTTTTCTATAATGCCAGTATTGGTCCAGGGGCTTATGTTGTATCTGGTGAAGTACCAACTAACAATTTAAGATCAAAGACCATTGCCACAGGTAGTTTCCTGAATAATGGTATTCAGTGTATGTGGAGTTTTGTCTTGCCATATATGTTCAATCCTGATCAAGCTAACATGGGATCCAAAGTCCTGTTCATCTTTGGAGGATTGTCTGCATTGTACCTgcttgttttctttttctatCTACCTGAGACGGCTGGTAGATCatttgaagagattgatgAAATGTTCAATGACAAAATCCCCATCAGAAAATTTAAGGGTCACAAGTGTCGAGTCCAAATTGAAGCTGCGCAGGTATTTAACGAAGTTAAGGGTGAGATCAATCATATTGAGCGTGTTTAA